A genome region from Leguminivora glycinivorella isolate SPB_JAAS2020 chromosome 13, LegGlyc_1.1, whole genome shotgun sequence includes the following:
- the LOC125232683 gene encoding uncharacterized protein LOC125232683 encodes MTVLATKTHSSSNMGSRNLLASVLGLLLIVNCVTALQWDYYFGTPNEDYVKLAQMSGDIPPFLHPVTYPIKVSPRSLITYVKVTVWSLSAPKVDYDEDTQTVSIVYSLLQVTAASYKIEAYGFINPVSSDGEKQITG; translated from the exons ATGACAGTTCTTGCTACAAAAACGCATTCAT CCAGCAACATGGGGTCGAGAAACTTACTTGCATCGGTATTAGGTCTGCTGCTGATTGTGAATTGCGTGACTGCATTGCAATGGGACTACTACTTCG GTACACCGAATGAGGACTATGTAAAACTTGCCCAAATGTCGGGCGATATTCCGCCGTTCCTTCATCCCGTAACTTATCCGATAAAG GTTTCGCCACGAAGTTTGATAACTTACGTCAAAGTGACGGTATGGTCTCTCAGCGCGCCAAAAGTGGATTACGATGAAGACACCCAAACTGTTTCCATCGTTTACTCTTTATTACAGGTGACGGCCGCCTCATACAAAATTGAGGCCTATGGTTTTATAAACCCTGTAAGTTCTGATGGAGAGAAACAGATTACtggttaa